One Bacteroidota bacterium genomic window carries:
- the ruvB gene encoding Holliday junction branch migration DNA helicase RuvB, which produces MEDFDIRQEQLQENVDRDNIIRPKSIDEFKGQNHITENLKVYVKAALMRDEALDHVLLAGPPGLGKTSLANIICNELGSGIKITSGPVLEKAGDLAGILTNLEEKDILFIDEIHRLSSVVEEFLYSAMEDFKIDIMIDKGPNARSIQLNLNNFTLIGATTRSGLLTSPLRSRFGIKLHLEYYDTEVLSGIVLRSARILNVPIVKEAAQEIARRSRGTPRIANALLRRVRDFAQVKSNGSIDRDIAQYALEAMNIDNLGLDEMDNKILNIIIDKFSGGPVGLNTIGTAIGEDPGTIEDVYEPFLIKEGFIKRTPRGREVTDLAYKHLGKSLNGRNLTLF; this is translated from the coding sequence ATGGAAGATTTTGATATAAGGCAAGAGCAGCTTCAGGAGAATGTGGATAGAGATAACATTATTCGACCTAAAAGCATTGATGAATTTAAAGGTCAGAACCATATCACTGAAAATTTAAAGGTTTATGTAAAAGCTGCCCTAATGCGCGATGAAGCGCTGGATCATGTTTTGCTTGCTGGTCCTCCTGGATTAGGTAAAACTTCCTTGGCAAACATTATTTGCAATGAACTGGGTTCGGGTATCAAGATAACTTCCGGTCCTGTATTGGAAAAGGCTGGTGATTTGGCTGGAATTCTTACTAACCTTGAAGAAAAAGACATTCTATTTATCGACGAAATTCACCGTCTAAGTTCTGTGGTCGAAGAGTTTCTTTATTCTGCCATGGAAGATTTTAAGATCGATATCATGATCGACAAAGGGCCTAACGCCAGAAGCATTCAACTTAATCTGAATAATTTTACACTTATTGGAGCCACCACTCGTTCAGGATTACTAACCAGTCCGCTACGTTCACGTTTTGGTATTAAGCTTCATTTGGAATATTACGATACGGAAGTACTAAGTGGAATTGTATTGCGTTCGGCCCGTATTTTAAATGTTCCGATTGTGAAAGAAGCCGCTCAGGAGATAGCCCGTCGTTCGCGTGGTACTCCCCGCATTGCTAATGCTCTTCTACGGCGTGTCCGCGATTTTGCTCAGGTAAAAAGCAATGGCTCTATCGATCGGGATATTGCACAGTACGCCCTAGAGGCAATGAACATCGATAACCTGGGTCTTGATGAAATGGATAATAAAATTCTCAATATTATTATCGATAAATTCAGTGGAGGTCCTGTAGGGCTTAATACCATTGGAACTGCCATTGGTGAAGATCCGGGTACAATCGAAGATGTCTACGAACCCTTTCTTATTAAGGAAGGCTTTATAAAACGTACTCCTCGTGGCCGTGAGGTTACCGATTTGGCTTATAAACATTTAGGTAAAAGCCTTAATGGACGCAACCTTACCCTTTTTTAG
- a CDS encoding peptidoglycan DD-metalloendopeptidase family protein: MRNSIFFFLFLFAVCSLLQGQAKKNELVTKREKLLNEISVTNKLIESTEKKKGSTIQSLNLLDRKINKRQGLISNYQAEIVVIETKILDRERTIASLNRDIKKQKDLYADFLRYAYKNHNEFTVIIFLLASADFNQFYLRTKYFEQLQRARKERIAIITSIKKQIDRELRELVREKASLGDALLGVKRENKNLEYEKASREKTLKKLTTEEKQLRADLEKKKKIEKEINSKIEALIREEASKSPLSKLTPADKIVSSQFELNKGKLPWPTRQGIITEQFGEHYHPVIKGVKVQNNGIDISGVGDPSVRAIFDGEVSKVFAIKGSNYTVIIRHGKYYTVYHNLKEVKVAIGAKVKSKDTIGIAGKTGSSDSYLVHLEIWNGLEKLNPELWIAN; encoded by the coding sequence TTGAGAAATAGTATTTTCTTTTTTTTATTTCTTTTCGCAGTCTGCAGTCTTCTCCAGGGACAGGCTAAAAAGAACGAGCTTGTAACTAAACGGGAAAAATTACTGAATGAGATATCAGTAACAAACAAGCTCATTGAATCTACCGAGAAAAAAAAGGGTAGTACTATACAGTCATTAAACCTACTAGATCGTAAGATAAACAAACGGCAAGGACTTATTTCAAATTACCAGGCTGAGATAGTTGTGATTGAAACTAAAATACTGGACAGAGAGAGGACTATAGCCAGCTTGAACCGGGATATTAAGAAGCAAAAGGATTTGTATGCTGATTTTTTGCGCTATGCCTATAAAAACCATAATGAGTTTACTGTAATTATTTTTTTGTTAGCCTCGGCCGATTTTAATCAATTTTATTTGCGTACCAAGTATTTCGAGCAGCTTCAGCGTGCCCGGAAAGAACGTATTGCTATTATTACAAGCATCAAGAAACAAATTGATCGCGAGTTAAGAGAATTGGTGAGGGAGAAAGCCTCCTTAGGAGATGCTTTATTAGGTGTAAAGCGTGAAAATAAGAACCTGGAATACGAAAAAGCTTCACGCGAAAAAACACTTAAAAAGTTGACTACTGAAGAGAAACAACTTAGGGCTGATTTGGAAAAGAAGAAAAAGATAGAGAAGGAAATCAATAGTAAAATCGAAGCTCTTATTCGCGAAGAAGCTTCTAAAAGCCCTTTGTCAAAGCTTACTCCTGCCGATAAGATTGTTTCTTCACAGTTTGAACTAAACAAGGGTAAACTTCCATGGCCAACTCGTCAGGGTATTATAACAGAACAGTTTGGAGAACATTATCATCCTGTTATTAAAGGAGTGAAGGTTCAGAATAATGGAATTGATATTTCGGGTGTAGGCGATCCCTCGGTACGTGCGATATTCGATGGCGAAGTGAGTAAAGTTTTTGCGATAAAGGGCTCTAATTATACGGTTATAATTAGGCATGGCAAATACTATACAGTCTATCATAACCTTAAAGAAGTGAAGGTGGCAATAGGCGCTAAAGTGAAAAGTAAAGATACAATAGGTATAGCTGGTAAAACTGGGTCTAGCGACAGCTATCTGGTACACTTAGAGATTTGGAATGGCCT
- a CDS encoding oligosaccharide flippase family protein, with protein sequence MNDFKKLAGQTVIYGLGTMVPRLLNYLLLTPYFLYSLFSEAHQEYGKVTELYAYITFLMILLTLGMETTYFRFMSGNKDKVKVYNTILTTLLFVSALFLILILVFTPQVAHLLKYDGEPIFIQLLAGILAVEAFSAIPFARLRIENRAMRFAVLKFIHVILNISLMLGIYNFGPKVLGYNTYLLNEEGIISARFIFLANFLSSSVILLLLIPELRNFRIQHFSFKYLFPILVYGLPLMISGLAGTINETLDRSIYKHIISDQNVALYELGIYGANYKLGGLILIFVQMFRYAAEPYFFSKSRDVDAKEQYALLMNIFVGLILALSLFILLFLNYLKFFISPGYHEGLFVVPYIVMAYILYGVLFYQSIWYKLSNRTNYALIIMLIGALFTVVINVYFVTQYRYGASAIAHVISYGMMVLVSYFLGQKYYPVPYNLSRIGLYMIVAFSIYVINRLITVDKLLFDLLIKSVLLLLFLTFVSWKEGLLKMFFIHDRKNR encoded by the coding sequence TTGAATGATTTTAAGAAACTCGCTGGCCAAACGGTAATCTATGGTCTGGGTACTATGGTTCCAAGGCTGTTGAATTATCTTTTGCTTACTCCTTATTTTTTGTATTCACTTTTTAGCGAGGCCCATCAGGAGTATGGAAAAGTAACGGAATTGTACGCTTATATTACCTTTTTGATGATTTTATTAACCTTAGGCATGGAAACAACCTACTTCCGTTTTATGTCGGGGAATAAGGATAAGGTTAAAGTGTACAATACTATACTGACTACTCTCCTGTTTGTTTCTGCACTTTTTCTGATTCTAATACTTGTGTTTACTCCGCAAGTAGCACATCTTTTAAAGTACGATGGTGAACCGATTTTTATTCAACTTTTAGCTGGTATTCTGGCAGTAGAAGCTTTTAGTGCTATTCCTTTTGCGCGCTTAAGGATAGAAAATAGAGCCATGCGTTTTGCTGTGTTAAAGTTTATACATGTGATTTTGAATATTTCGCTTATGTTGGGCATCTATAATTTCGGCCCCAAAGTTTTAGGTTATAACACATATTTGCTTAATGAGGAAGGCATTATCAGTGCCAGGTTTATTTTTCTGGCTAACTTTTTAAGCAGTTCGGTTATTTTGTTATTATTAATACCCGAGTTAAGGAATTTTAGAATACAGCATTTTAGCTTTAAATATTTATTTCCAATTCTTGTATACGGCTTACCACTTATGATTAGCGGATTGGCCGGCACTATCAATGAAACCCTCGACAGAAGCATCTATAAACACATTATTTCTGATCAGAATGTGGCTTTGTATGAACTCGGAATTTATGGTGCTAATTATAAGCTGGGAGGGCTAATTCTTATTTTTGTGCAAATGTTTCGGTACGCTGCGGAACCCTATTTTTTCTCCAAATCGCGCGATGTGGATGCAAAAGAACAGTATGCTTTATTGATGAATATTTTTGTGGGTCTTATCCTTGCTTTGAGTTTATTTATTTTACTGTTTCTTAATTACCTTAAATTCTTTATAAGCCCTGGTTACCACGAAGGTTTATTTGTTGTGCCCTACATTGTCATGGCTTATATTTTATATGGTGTATTGTTCTATCAATCTATCTGGTATAAATTATCGAACCGTACCAATTATGCTTTGATTATAATGCTTATTGGTGCTTTATTTACCGTGGTTATCAATGTGTATTTTGTTACACAATACCGATATGGTGCCAGTGCAATTGCCCATGTAATTTCTTATGGTATGATGGTTTTAGTTTCATACTTTCTTGGTCAGAAGTATTATCCTGTTCCATATAATCTTTCTCGTATTGGACTGTATATGATTGTGGCCTTTTCAATTTATGTTATAAATAGGCTTATTACTGTTGATAAACTACTGTTCGATCTACTTATAAAATCAGTTCTACTTCTTTTATTTCTTACTTTTGTAAGCTGGAAAGAAGGATTACTTAAAATGTTTTTCATTCATGATCGTAAAAATCGTTAA
- a CDS encoding nucleotidyltransferase, translating into MKVIIPMAGRGTRLRPHTLNLPKPLMNIAGKSMIEWIVEEIKHSSKSPVDEIHFIIGNFGKEVEEKLIATAANIGCKGYIHYQYEALGTAHALYCARTALSGEVFVVYADTLFKGKIETDPKADGIIWTMRVENPEKYGVVETDSENFITNFVEKPKKFVSNNAIVGLYFFKEASHLQFEIDDLIKNNARENNEFQLTNCLETLKQKGSKIKCAELVEWLDCGNREELLATNKRMLELTYPTQSNFIAHDAKVSNSTIKSGVSIESGAIIENSILENTIVYSGAVIRNSELSNSILGNFSKVNGLRGKIYLGDYSEYEKI; encoded by the coding sequence ATGAAGGTTATTATTCCCATGGCAGGACGCGGCACCAGGTTGCGGCCACATACATTGAATTTGCCTAAGCCATTGATGAATATCGCAGGCAAGTCGATGATTGAATGGATAGTAGAAGAAATTAAGCACTCCAGCAAATCTCCTGTAGATGAAATTCATTTTATCATAGGTAATTTTGGGAAAGAGGTAGAAGAAAAACTTATTGCCACTGCGGCTAATATCGGATGCAAAGGCTATATTCACTATCAGTATGAAGCGCTCGGTACTGCCCACGCTTTGTATTGTGCTCGTACAGCTCTTTCGGGTGAAGTTTTCGTGGTTTATGCCGATACCTTGTTCAAAGGAAAAATAGAAACAGATCCGAAGGCAGACGGTATTATTTGGACTATGCGTGTGGAAAATCCTGAGAAATATGGTGTTGTAGAAACCGATTCAGAAAATTTTATCACCAACTTCGTAGAAAAACCTAAAAAATTTGTATCAAACAATGCCATTGTTGGCCTGTATTTTTTTAAAGAAGCATCTCATCTTCAGTTCGAAATCGATGATCTTATAAAAAACAATGCAAGAGAGAATAACGAATTTCAGCTTACGAATTGCCTGGAGACTTTAAAGCAGAAGGGATCTAAAATAAAGTGCGCAGAACTTGTCGAATGGTTAGACTGCGGTAATCGCGAGGAATTGCTTGCTACTAATAAGCGAATGCTTGAATTAACGTATCCAACTCAATCGAATTTTATTGCACATGATGCGAAGGTAAGTAATTCGACTATAAAATCGGGTGTTAGCATTGAGTCAGGTGCTATAATCGAAAATTCGATTCTTGAGAATACAATTGTTTATAGTGGTGCAGTTATTCGGAATTCTGAACTAAGTAATTCAATACTTGGTAATTTTTCGAAAGTAAATGGATTGAGAGGGAAAATATACCTTGGAGATTACAGTGAATATGAGAAGATTTAG
- a CDS encoding peptidylprolyl isomerase, with the protein MKKLQLCFLASFITLIVSAQPKYPTVIMETTAGTIKLILYEDTPLHSDNFVKLVNEGYYNGQLFHRVIKNFMIQTGDDQSISAAPGKELGTGGKDYTIPAEFRDKYYHKKGALAAARQGDATNPKKASSGSQFYIVQGMVLDSLYLDAYVKKGMHKPFTEIEKADYSSIGGTPHLDTQYTVFGEVIEGLEVIDQIASVATDTRNRPLEDIKIIKMYTLK; encoded by the coding sequence ATGAAAAAACTTCAGCTTTGTTTTCTTGCTTCGTTTATTACTTTAATCGTGAGCGCACAGCCGAAATATCCAACGGTGATAATGGAAACCACAGCCGGTACCATTAAATTAATTCTTTACGAAGATACTCCATTGCATTCCGATAACTTTGTAAAATTAGTGAATGAAGGATATTATAATGGTCAACTTTTTCATAGAGTTATCAAGAATTTTATGATACAAACCGGCGATGACCAATCGATCAGTGCTGCCCCCGGTAAGGAATTAGGCACAGGAGGAAAAGATTATACCATACCGGCGGAGTTTCGTGATAAGTATTACCACAAAAAGGGAGCATTGGCTGCAGCTCGTCAAGGCGACGCTACGAATCCAAAAAAAGCTTCATCGGGTTCGCAATTTTACATTGTACAAGGTATGGTTTTAGATTCGCTCTACCTCGATGCCTATGTGAAAAAAGGAATGCACAAACCTTTTACAGAAATAGAAAAAGCAGACTATTCAAGCATTGGAGGAACTCCACACCTGGATACACAATATACTGTATTCGGCGAAGTAATTGAAGGCCTGGAAGTGATTGACCAAATTGCAAGTGTAGCAACCGATACACGGAACAGACCACTCGAGGATATTAAAATAATAAAGATGTATACCCTTAAATAA
- the dut gene encoding dUTP diphosphatase, producing the protein MIVKIVNKSKHDLPAYETLHAAGMDLRANIEQSIVLRSLERVLVPTGLFMELPEGFEAQVRPRSGLALKKGIGVLNSPGTIDADYRGEIGVILVNLSKDDFTIQDGDRIAQMVIGKHEKVEWMQVEVLNDSARGAGGFGHTGKK; encoded by the coding sequence ATGATCGTAAAAATCGTTAACAAATCAAAACATGATTTACCCGCTTACGAAACACTTCATGCTGCCGGAATGGATTTGCGTGCTAATATAGAGCAATCCATAGTTCTCCGATCTCTTGAGAGGGTTTTAGTACCCACGGGTTTATTTATGGAATTACCCGAAGGCTTTGAAGCTCAAGTACGTCCTCGTAGTGGACTTGCTTTGAAAAAAGGAATTGGAGTCTTAAACTCCCCGGGTACTATTGATGCTGATTATCGAGGTGAAATTGGAGTTATTCTTGTGAATTTATCAAAAGATGATTTTACGATTCAAGATGGCGACCGGATTGCCCAGATGGTTATTGGTAAACACGAAAAAGTGGAATGGATGCAAGTAGAAGTTTTAAATGATTCGGCCAGAGGTGCCGGAGGTTTTGGTCATACTGGAAAGAAATAG
- the rpiB gene encoding ribose 5-phosphate isomerase B — MKIAMASDHAGFEMKSYLVDFLRAQGTEVDDFGPNSAESVDYPDYAHPLAKAVEEGKYELAIAMCGSGNGINMTLNKHQGIRSALCWTTEIAKLAREHNDANVCTLPARFLSKEEAQQIVNVFLNTAFEGGRHQRRIDKISCS, encoded by the coding sequence ATGAAAATTGCAATGGCCAGCGATCATGCTGGCTTCGAAATGAAAAGCTACCTGGTTGATTTCCTTCGCGCACAAGGAACAGAAGTAGATGACTTTGGACCAAACTCTGCCGAGAGTGTCGACTATCCCGATTATGCCCATCCACTTGCAAAAGCTGTTGAAGAAGGAAAGTATGAGCTCGCCATTGCTATGTGTGGTAGTGGTAATGGAATTAACATGACTTTGAACAAACACCAGGGCATACGATCGGCTTTATGCTGGACCACAGAAATTGCCAAACTGGCCAGAGAGCACAACGATGCCAATGTGTGTACCCTTCCGGCACGTTTTCTTAGCAAAGAAGAAGCCCAACAAATAGTAAATGTTTTTTTAAATACGGCTTTCGAGGGAGGACGCCACCAGCGACGAATCGATAAAATTTCCTGCAGTTAA
- the pheS gene encoding phenylalanine--tRNA ligase subunit alpha, translating into MKEKIQEIKNEIIQQNLLSADHLEDFRLKFLSKKGALGNLFNDFKDVPASDKKIIGQELNQLKQLAQDTYSQAKETLSLADLKTGSQEDFSKTPEFINLGSRHPISSVRREIIDIFTKLGFTVAQGPEIEDDWHVFSGLNFPEEHPARDMQDTFFIEKNPDILLRTHTSSVQVRVMETQKPPIRQIFPGRVFRNEAISSRSHCIFHQIEGLYIDTDVSFADLKQTLLLFSKEFFGSETKIRLRPSFFPFTEPSAEMDVSCSICHGKGCNVCKYTGFLEILGCGMVDPNVLEVSNIDSTKYTGFAFGMGIERITMLKYQIKDIRYFFENDVRFLKQFSHL; encoded by the coding sequence ATGAAGGAGAAGATACAAGAAATAAAAAACGAAATAATCCAACAAAACCTTCTTTCTGCAGACCATTTAGAAGATTTCAGACTGAAATTTTTGAGTAAAAAGGGTGCTCTGGGTAACCTGTTCAACGACTTTAAGGATGTACCCGCATCCGATAAAAAAATAATAGGTCAGGAGCTCAATCAACTTAAACAACTTGCACAGGATACTTACAGCCAGGCAAAAGAAACATTATCACTGGCAGACTTAAAAACAGGTTCGCAGGAAGACTTTTCCAAAACTCCTGAGTTCATTAACCTTGGATCTCGACACCCCATTTCATCGGTACGGCGCGAAATTATCGACATATTTACCAAACTAGGTTTCACAGTAGCACAAGGACCAGAAATTGAAGATGACTGGCATGTATTTTCGGGATTAAACTTCCCTGAAGAACATCCGGCCCGTGACATGCAGGATACTTTTTTTATCGAAAAAAATCCGGATATTTTACTCCGCACACATACCTCGTCGGTGCAAGTACGTGTAATGGAAACACAAAAACCTCCGATTCGACAGATTTTTCCCGGCAGAGTTTTCCGAAACGAAGCCATCTCATCCCGCTCGCATTGTATCTTTCATCAGATAGAAGGCCTCTACATCGACACCGATGTTTCCTTTGCTGACCTCAAACAAACTCTTCTTCTTTTTTCAAAAGAATTCTTTGGTTCAGAAACCAAAATAAGGCTCCGACCATCCTTTTTTCCATTTACCGAACCTTCGGCTGAAATGGATGTATCATGCTCCATTTGTCATGGAAAAGGCTGCAATGTTTGCAAGTATACAGGCTTTCTCGAAATTCTTGGTTGCGGCATGGTCGATCCGAATGTGCTGGAAGTATCGAATATTGACAGTACGAAATATACCGGGTTTGCTTTTGGTATGGGCATAGAACGTATTACCATGCTCAAATACCAGATAAAGGACATCCGCTACTTTTTCGAAAACGATGTAAGGTTTCTAAAACAGTTCTCGCATCTATAA
- the nadA gene encoding quinolinate synthase NadA — protein MFNKSDIEKYGYLNLKADKSIHLPKAIKQLCEDKNAVIFAHYYQTGDIQDIAHFVGDSLALAQQAARTKADIILLCGVHFMAETAKILCPDKKVLLPDTKAGCSLADSCNPVEFKKFREAHPDYTVISYVNTSAAIKALTDIVCTSTNALAIVNSLPAGEKIIFAPDRNLGSYIKSQTGREMLIWDGACHVHEEFSLERILAIKKDHPQATIIAHPECKKPILLVSDFIGSTAALLSFVKKDSAQSYIVATESGILHQMKKACPDKEFIAAPPIDSSCGCNDCTFMKLNTLEKIYHALKYELPEVLVEESIRTQAVKPINRMLEISEKLSL, from the coding sequence ATGTTTAATAAGTCTGATATTGAAAAATATGGATATCTGAATTTGAAAGCAGATAAAAGTATTCATTTACCAAAGGCCATCAAGCAACTTTGCGAAGATAAGAATGCTGTAATATTTGCCCATTATTATCAAACTGGAGATATTCAGGATATAGCACATTTTGTTGGCGATAGTCTGGCACTTGCTCAACAGGCTGCACGCACCAAAGCTGATATTATTCTGCTTTGTGGGGTCCATTTTATGGCCGAAACAGCAAAAATCCTTTGTCCTGATAAAAAAGTGCTTCTCCCCGACACAAAAGCTGGTTGTTCACTGGCAGATAGTTGTAATCCGGTTGAATTCAAAAAATTCAGAGAGGCACATCCCGATTACACTGTAATAAGTTATGTAAATACCTCTGCGGCAATTAAGGCTCTTACCGATATTGTGTGTACTTCAACCAATGCGCTGGCCATTGTAAATAGTTTACCCGCAGGCGAGAAAATAATTTTTGCACCCGATAGAAACCTTGGTAGTTACATTAAATCGCAAACTGGTCGTGAAATGCTTATTTGGGATGGTGCCTGTCATGTGCACGAGGAATTTTCGCTTGAGCGCATTTTGGCTATCAAGAAAGATCATCCGCAGGCAACGATTATTGCGCATCCTGAATGCAAAAAGCCTATCTTGCTTGTTTCAGATTTTATTGGTTCCACGGCGGCATTGTTATCTTTTGTGAAAAAAGACAGTGCACAAAGTTATATTGTAGCTACAGAATCTGGTATCTTGCATCAGATGAAAAAGGCTTGTCCCGATAAGGAGTTTATTGCGGCCCCTCCTATCGATTCAAGTTGCGGATGCAACGATTGTACTTTTATGAAATTGAATACGCTGGAAAAGATATATCATGCATTGAAATACGAGTTACCTGAAGTTTTAGTGGAAGAATCTATTCGTACTCAGGCTGTAAAACCAATTAATCGAATGCTAGAAATATCCGAAAAACTTTCGCTTTGA